ctcACAGCACATTGATAGCATCTCTATATAATCCTCACGTAATGTTTCACACTTCATgtataatacagttgaagttggaatttacatacacttaggttggagtcattaaaaccacTTTTTCAAccatttcttgataacaaactatagttttggcaagtcggttaggacatctactttgtgcatgacacaagtaatttttccaacaattgtttacagacagattatttcactgtgtaaatttctaacccactggaattgtgatatacaCTAaactgactgtgcctttaaacagcttggaaaattccagaaaaagatgtcatggctttagaagaagcttctgataggctaattgacatcatttgagtcagtttACAATCCataaaataatctgtttgtaaacaattattgtaaaaattacttgtcaaGAAAGACCAGTTGAGGTTGCCAGTTTCAAAGTAGAACAGAAGGTGTCATATGTTgaagcagtgaagagagtagaggatgATGGGTCAAGGGTGAGTAGTAGGCCTTGGCCAATACAGAGTGATATGAAtttgtgcttcagtaaggttggcttcttagcattcattgccatggttatcaactgtaccgcagaATTGGAACATAAAAAAATAGATGCCGTTGTGGCATCTGCACTATGTTTTACAGCAGAAGAGTTAGGTGTGTTGAATGAGAATCCCTCGTGTCCTCCCAGGCCGCTGGCCTGGTGTAGGATCagttagggtcaaagtagtggaatgggattTTTTATAAAATGTTAATATTGGTATataggtgtagggttagttggtggtgaaATGTTTTCCATTTTATTTTTGTATCACAAAATGTTAGGTGATCGACCACACTaccgcacagtaggtggcgggatGCACAAACAAAATGTGTGAACGCCATGACACCAAAGAATAAGAAGTAAACGGACGTGAACCGTGACAAAGGAGTTTCCACGTTAGTATTTTTAGTCGTTATTTATACGTTTATTAACACACTGGAAAACAAAATATGACTCATTTAACTGCACATAATCCCATAATTCGCGTTGGAGACAGGATTTGTCTAGGTAACGATAGCtagctgctaacgttagctaacaatgGCAAACTGTAACGttatggtttttcacactcaaatagcctccgTCATGGAGGTACTAGCGAGTGCAGCCGTGGCAGATATATGTAAACTtgtagacgacgactatgcagtatttcgtttggaaataactcaaagccGAAAAGAAAACGGGGCATTAAGGAGGAAACTACAGCTACTGGAACTGAAGGTTGCACGGGAACGCGCAGAGAGGACAATGCAACAGCGCGTCGTCGCCAGTCGTCCCAGAAGTGTCAAGATCATTgaccgatacagaggaatggcaagaggtacatttAGCATTAGGCCGAGACTACTCCCCTCTGCGCATGTGTGACTTTACAGGCGTTAACCAGAAATGGGTCTTGGTCTGTTTTTGGATAGTGTGCAATAATTCCCCTAATTACTTAGCCATCTTGCACAAAGACACAATCATATTCTAAACATATTATTGATGTACTGCATTTCCTATTATTTACTCATTGAAAATGATGCATGCAATATAAATCGATCAATACATAGTATATCAATAAGTTATGCAAAGTGTTACCTTACATCCTTGCCAATTCTAGACAGTATCAAAACTGTCAATAGTGTGTACAATATAGTGTTGAGACTTGACAGTACCTAACCTAACCACCTCTTTTTTCCCCAATCACTTtctcaggtgaaggacatctcactggaggccacagTAGCTTTGTGAAGCCAGCGGGACACAATACATGGAGCGATGACCAATcaatcactgttgatgaggggagtggaacctcaacccagcacGTTATCGTGATAGAGGTTAATGTAATAGTATTACAGTACATCAAATGTGGCCAGTTTATTTCAGAAAGGCTCCCCTCAGCTACTCACTTGCTTACGTGTACATACATATTATTCTGCCATAGTTGAGCTTGTGAGACTTCCTTACGACATTATTATGCAATTCAACTCATGTGCCAGTAATAACTTCCCATCTTCTTGTGTCAGTCTGCAGATGCCGAGGCTGCAGGTCCTGGGGTCAAGCAGGAGaggactgaaggagaggaggacccacGGCACAGCAGAGATAATCAGTCTGGTGCAGCTGTAGCCATGGAGGACCCCGCCACCACCCCAGCGCAGCCCAGCTCTCGACGCAGCatcacggaggtcagtggaacgcTGAACGCCGTCCTCAAATCAGAGACTGACACCAAGACTTTAACTGTAACACAAAGGCTTTTACACACAGGATCTGACAACAGgtcagacccagagagactgggACTGGGGAGACTGGGCTGTCCTCCTGCTCCCGGCTCAGAGTATTTACTTTATGGTAACCGAAGCCTGGTTCATTCCCATCGGGACTCAGGTGACGCGTTAGATAATTGTCAGTTTCTATCTTGTTCTTACGCTACAGAGATGGCCCCTGGCAACATATCCATGGGTTTAGAGACACAGGCTGATCCATCTAGAGGGGACTGGAaccggtacagtagtagtgtatactctgaagggTGCCTAGATAAGAAAGGGGAAGGTCTGGTCGTAGATGAAGTGACTGTGAAAGTGGAGGGCAACTTTCCTCCCACATGGAATGCAGCTTGTCACCTAGGAGATGGATTCTCACAGGGCAGAGATTTCTTAGATTACAGTTTAAAGACCAATCTAAATGTCCCGACCCACTCCCCTTTACACGCGCTCAGGGATCGCGACCCAGTGTCCACGTCGATGGCGACTTCCGATTTACAAGGCCGCGTCCTTTTCGATCAGGTATTGAACTCAAATGACAGGGCTAGAGTCCAGACTCAGGGAAGGGGAGCCACATCAGGCAGTAGTAAAGAgaaacggttcctctgcatgttctgtaacaaaggcttcagctgcACCCAGAAGGTAGAGATCCACCAGAGGATCCACACAGGGGTGAAACCCTttagctgtacccagtgtcacatgcgcttTGCCCAGGCTGGCCACCTGAAGAGGCatcagagggtccacacaggggtgaaacccttcagctgtacccagtgtcaaaTGCGCTTTGCCCAGGCTGgtgacctgaagaggcaccagagggtccacacaggggagaaacccttccGCTGCCAGctgtgtgagaagaggttctcccgccagcaccagctgaagatgcacctgaagaTCCACACGGGAGAGAGGCCATTCTCCTGAAGGCATATATAGATTTTGAATATTGCTGGGTAGAATATTTCATCCAGACATTGTGTGATATATAaggcatacatatatacacacccacacacacggaatcatatagtaacccagaaagtggtaaacaaatcaaagtagctgccctttgccttgatgacagctttgcacacttggcattctttcaaccagcttcacctagaatgcttttccaacagtcttgaaggagttcccacatatgctgagcacttgttggctgcttttccttcactctgcggtccaactcatcccaaaccatctcaattgggtagaggtcaggtgattgtggaggccaggtcatctgatgcagcactccatcactctcctctttggtcaaatagcccttacacagcctggaggtgtgttgggtcattgtcctgttgaaaaataaatgatattccctcctaagcacaaaccagatgggatggcgtaccgtagcagaatgctgtggtagccatgctggttaagggtGGTTTGaattagaggtcaaccgattatgatttttcaatgccgataccgattaatcggccgattcatttatttgtaataataacaattacaacattactgaatgaacacttattttaacataatataatacatcaataaaataaataatgaaacatgttcaatttggtttaaataatgcaaaaacaaagtgttggagaagaaagtaaaagtgcaatatgtggatgtaaaaaagctaacgtttaagttccttgctcagaacatgagaacatatgaaagctggtggttccttttaacatgagacttcaatattcccaggtaagaagttttaggttgtagttattataggaattgtAGGACCATTTCTCTCTatatgatttgtatttcatatacctttgactattggatgttcttataggcactttagtattgccagtgtaacagtatagcttccgtccctctcctcgcccctacctgggctcgaaccaggaacacatcgacaacagccaccctcgaagcagcgttacccatgcagagcaaggggaacaactactccaagtctcagagtgagtgacgtttgaaacgctattagcgcgcacaccgctaactagctagccatttcacatcggttacaccagcctaatctcgagagttgataggcttgaagtcataaatagctcaatgcttgaagcattgcgaagagctgctggcaaaacgcacgaaagtgctgtttgaatgaatgcttacgagcctgctggtgccaaCCATCgcccagtcagactgctctatcaaatcatagacttagttataacataacacacagaaatacgagcctttggtcattaaaatggtcgaatccggaaactatcatttcaaaaacaaaacatttattctttcagtgaaatacggaaccgttccgtatttcatctaacagatggcatccctaagtctaaatattgctgttacattgtacaaccttcaatgttatgtcataattatgtacaattctggaaaattaattacggcctttgttaggaataaatggacttcacacagttcgcaataagccaggcagcccaaactgctgcatataccctgactgcttgcacggaactgcaagagaaatgacaatttccctagtaataagaaattcatgttaccaggcaatattaactaaatatgcaggtttaaaaatatatacttgtgtattgattttaaagaaaggcattgatgtttatggttaggtacattggtgcaaggacagtgcttttttcgcaaatgcgcttgttaaatcatcacccgtttgtcgaagtaggctgtgattcaatgagaaatgaacaggcaccgcatcgattatatgcaacgcaggacacgctagataaactagtaatatcatcaaccatgtgtagttaactagtgattatgttaagattgattgttttttgtaagataagtttaatgttaGCTAGAAACTTACCTTGGTTCCTTGCTGCCcacgcgtaacaggtagtcagcctgccactcaggctcctcgtggagtgcaatgtaaggcaggtggttagagcgttggactagtaaccggaaggttgcaaaaacgaatccccgagctgacaaggtaaaaatctgtcgttctgcccctgaacaaggcagttaacccagtgttcctaggctgtcattgaagtaagaatgtgttcttaactgacttgcctagttaaataaagctgtaaaaaaatattgttttttaaacggcaaatcggtgtccaaaaataccgattgttatgaaaacttgaaatcggccctaattaatcagccattccgatttaatcggtcgacctctagtttgaattctaaataaatcactgacagtgtcaccagcaaagcaccatcacaccacttcctccattgtcacgttcgtcgtaacatttaagtgaggaggaccaaggcgcagcgtgataacaatacattcttctctttaatgaagacgaaaacgaaacgaacactatacaaactaatcaaaacaacaaacagacgaacgtgaagctgtacaaacaataagtgcagacactggcaacttacacagacaatcacccacgaactacctaatgaatatggctgcctaaatatcagagacaacgatagacagctgtctctaattgagaaccaatctaggcaaccatagacatacaaacacctagactgaacactgccccataaacatacaaaaacccctagacaatacaaaacacataaatcccccatgtcacaccctgacctaactaaaataacaaagataactaaggccagggtgtgacatccATGCTACAGTGGGAACtatatgtcatgcaataaaatgcaaattaattacttaaaaatcataatgtgattttctggatttttgttttagattccgtctctcacagttgacgtgtacctatgataaaaaattacagacctctacatgctttgtaagtaggaaacactgccgattttgcaggttatcaaatacttcttctccccactgtacatgcggagatcatccgttcaccgactctgcgtctcacaaagacaaggcggttgaagccaaaaaatctcaaatttggactcatcagaccaaaggacagatttccaccagtctaatgtccattgctcgtgtttcttgggccaagcaagtcttcttcttattggtttcctttagtagtggtttatttgcagcaattcgaccatgaaggcctgattcactcagtctcctctgaacagttgatgttgagatgtgtctgttacttgaactctgaagcatttatttgggctgcaatttctgaggctggtaactaatgaacttatcctctgcaacagatgtaactctgggtcttgaAGAAAACGTTCAAagttgaccttcatgtcttaaaataatgacggactgtcgtttctctttgcttatttgagcttttcttgccataatatggacttggtgttttaccaaatagggctatcttctgtataccacccctaccttgtcacaacacaactgattagctcaaacgcattaaggaaagaaatatcacaagttaacttttaacaagcacacctgttaattgaaatgcattccaggtgactacatcatgaagctggtcgagagaatgacaagagtgtgcaaagctgtcaaaggaaaagggtggctactttgaagaatctcaaatacaaaatatattttgatttgtttaacactttttttggttactacatgattccatagttttgatgtcttcactattattctacaattctagaaagtagtaaaaataaagaaaaaccctggaatgagtaggtgtgtccaaacttttgactggtactgtaaataaataaatatata
This genomic window from Salvelinus namaycush isolate Seneca chromosome 8, SaNama_1.0, whole genome shotgun sequence contains:
- the LOC120052946 gene encoding uncharacterized protein LOC120052946 isoform X1 — its product is MANCNVMVFHTQIASVMEVLASAAVADICKLVDDDYAVFRLEITQSRKENGALRRKLQLLELKVARERAERTMQQRVVASRPRSVKIIDRYRGMARGEGHLTGGHSSFVKPAGHNTWSDDQSITVDEGSGTSTQHVIVIESADAEAAGPGVKQERTEGEEDPRHSRDNQSGAAVAMEDPATTPAQPSSRRSITEVSGTLNAVLKSETDTKTLTVTQRLLHTGSDNRSDPERLGLGRLGCPPAPGSEYLLYGNRSLVHSHRDSGDALDNCQFLSCSYATEMAPGNISMGLETQADPSRGDWNRYSSSVYSEGCLDKKGEGLVVDEVTVKVEGNFPPTWNAACHLGDGFSQGRDFLDYSLKTNLNVPTHSPLHALRDRDPVSTSMATSDLQGRVLFDQVLNSNDRARVQTQGRGATSGSSKEKRFLCMFCNKGFSCTQKVEIHQRIHTGVKPFSCTQCHMRFAQAGHLKRHQRVHTGVKPFSCTQCQMRFAQAGDLKRHQRVHTGEKPFRCQLCEKRFSRQHQLKMHLKIHTGERPFS
- the LOC120052946 gene encoding uncharacterized protein LOC120052946 isoform X2, whose product is MDNCMVFHTQIASILEVLANAAVADICKLVEDDYAVFRLEITQSQKENGALRRKLHLLELKVARERVLVSRPSSVKILDQYRGMARGEGHLTGGHSSFVKPAGHNTWSDDQSITVDEGSGTSTQHVIVIESADAEAAGPGVKQERTEGEEDPRHSRDNQSGAAVAMEDPATTPAQPSSRRSITEVSGTLNAVLKSETDTKTLTVTQRLLHTGSDNRSDPERLGLGRLGCPPAPGSEYLLYGNRSLVHSHRDSGDALDNCQFLSCSYATEMAPGNISMGLETQADPSRGDWNRYSSSVYSEGCLDKKGEGLVVDEVTVKVEGNFPPTWNAACHLGDGFSQGRDFLDYSLKTNLNVPTHSPLHALRDRDPVSTSMATSDLQGRVLFDQVLNSNDRARVQTQGRGATSGSSKEKRFLCMFCNKGFSCTQKVEIHQRIHTGVKPFSCTQCHMRFAQAGHLKRHQRVHTGVKPFSCTQCQMRFAQAGDLKRHQRVHTGEKPFRCQLCEKRFSRQHQLKMHLKIHTGERPFS